tttttagaagtaatttgtgcttaaagttataaatctatttagaaaatgatagtttaaattattttaactatcactaaaacttgggaatcaatatactaataaatattattaaacttacattttgtggattctattatcttaataatctttcttttaccatcttcatttctattattaatttatgttatatatattgtctttaatatcgttattattgtcttttattttatttttattgttacaaatttgtattaatctttggagctaggttagaatttataaattttgatttaaaatagtttccttttcgattttagacaactcctttgggttcgacctcgtgcttacacgaaaactattctataaatacgattcgtgcgcttgcgagtataaatatttaaaacatacccgttttgggtccatcaatcctcaagcacgatccctcttgagccctagcgtacacctagtcacaaccatagattagaatcatcaccaaacctcaagcccaaaacctagccttgggaccaatcctgagccctcgggaagctcttattccaccaaacagggtggtggaatcaaaccccgaacccccgggcaaaaacccttgaaaataacccaaaaactccTTTCTGGAAACAGGATAGCGCTACATCGCTCTAAAGAGAGCGCCACAGTGCTACAAACAAAGCCTAAGGCGCCCTAGACCActcagcctagcgctacagcgcccaatggctagcgctatagcgctagtcacaacacagcAATTCCTGCCTTTTCCTCCTTCAATTTTctccgagccaaaccttaccaaaactcttccaaaatttaaccaaacataaaaacaagcctaccaacatcctccactcatcccaaacatcccaaccacacataactcaatcacatgcatccctaacacaaagaattcaccatagttggacctaaaactcagaaactcagcaaaaccacagaaatcacaaagcttaaaactaaagttccttacctctgatggatgAGCTTAACCTAGGTTTACCTCCTCCTCACTatcttggccttcacctcctcagagctcagctccaatttccctagaattccccaacaaaactcagctcaaaatccacaaccataccaagaactagaaactgaaaactaccttgaaccttacctcaaatgatgagtatcccctgccaattcctcaaacctgaCCAAGGaccttagcctcaagctcctgcctagaCTCCCTCTGAATTTTGTTCCAAGAAACCTCAAGGAAATGGAGAAGAGTTCTCCAACTGAATGAGAGAGAAGAAGACTTCaaatttcccctttttttttttcccttctcctctttcttttctttccttcagaattccagccctttctacacaatccactaagtataaagcctaataacatGTATCCCTTATaatccaaatgaccacaataccctcccataattcctaagccttttaatccacctaggggcattttggtcatttctcccaattcccgctaattcctcgagtatctctattatttaccacttacttctcgacacctaactaatcaccaattatattcctcaatgtcaaaatagactccaatatattctctaaattcccataaatacccccaggctcgccccgagccgggtataaatcaccgccgtgactttttcgctaaaccgctcactgggaatgtctcgagtcacagattacaaatatatccacataataatgtggtctcgatagtttataacatatatatacagttatgctctcaacgggccaaaattatgattatgcccttctaacctaatcagagcctacatgcatactaatacacatagtcatatatcacaaatattcaaatagtcatataacatgcttttaaatcattaactcacatataatccaattatgccctcccggcacactaatcaaggcccttaagccttattagtaaatttgggtcattacaactaagccttattagcttttttttgggacgttacattgaACACCTTAGGGGATTACAcgctactctctctctctctctctatctctctctctctctctctctctctctctctctctctctctctctctctctctctctctctctctctctctctctccatctatctatctatctatctccTTTAGGAATTGTCTTGAAACATTATAAACAAGCCAAGGCTTGGAAGTTTGGAAGTTAAGACCAATCTCTAGCACTTTAAGGATTCTAAGAAGATTTTTGGGCTCAAGGAGAAGGGATAGTTGCAGCTAGAATCATTTGTGGGCAAGggaaatttgaattccatctCAGAGGTAAACCTTTCTCTAGTGCTCTTGGTAGTTTCTTCGTGTTCTTGAGAATGGATGGCTTTTTTTTAGTTTCAATTTGTAGTTGGTGCCATTAGGGTGGTTTAAAGGTTGGATTGATGATGGAAGTGGGTTCATAAACTGATTTAGAAGCTTGTATTAGGTCTGGGTTTTGGGTTTGGGCTCATAAATTGGAGAAAattttaagtttcaagaactgaAAGTGTGATTTTTGGCATTTTCTTGTTTTCTGAGTGCTTTGAGGTTATTTATGAGTTCTTGGGCACTTGGGTAACCTATTTGGGGTCCAGGTTTCTCTATAATTGAGCCAGGAAACTTGGATTGACGACTCTTGTGGGTCTTGGGTCAATTTTTGGCGATTGGGGTTGGAGAAATCATAGAAAACgtaacccagaattctgggttcatgTCGTAGCATCCCTACACCAGTTTTGGGTGCCCTTGCGCTATAAAGGGGAGGTTTTGGGGAGTCTCTGCCTATTTGGGTGCCCCTGCCCTTTTTTTGGGCATCCCTACGCTATACATGGGGAGTTTGGGGTGTCTTTGCCCAGTTGGGCGCCCTTGCCCTatgagtgtaatgccccgaattctctgttGTGTTTAACGatgtgaatagtaggccgggagggccatacttgcttaattatgttattaattgataaaatgcatgtatatgttgattatattataatataatgtgaaatgcatgcatgtgagtccatatttctaattacaggggtgtgatggtaatttggcccgctgagggtaaattgtttatttggatgcatgttggtgatatattttgagaccacattatgatgtgggtttgttcgagctattcggcatgagacgatcatggtatgttaattatcggtttggtctcggggtgttttaatgattagaatgttaccgggcgttaaagggtaacgagatgtgaattattggtgtttgagaatattgagattagctggaattgggaagcgttaattatgattaacgggataagtgggaagtaccaattttacccttgaaatggttttagaagtcttaaaagacctaggggtactttagtcatttgagtttggatttatatggctttggatggctgtagaaagaGCATAACAAAAACAAAGTAAGAAATCCTCCTTCCTgtacatccatttctctcttttcttctttgaagtttttgagctcaaagtgtggAATCAAGGGGCTGtgattgtagacttggttcagccattgaagagggtttgatttcgaatttgaggtgagtttcagccataactttctggtttatctctgttttagttttgagttttcagcttgtgatcatttggtggatagttggaattaaagggagttaggttgaagtttagcttgggttttgatgagggagagttatgggtgatgtttagaggttaaattgggtgttaggttggtgttttgggttggtttgaagggctggttccaagggaaaacgcaggagGAGGTTTGCTGGTGCGTGCTGAATTCTGGGCTATTTTGCATATTGAGCCGCGGCCTGGcataggtgagccgcggcccatggtgcctGTCAGGATGTGGCCGCCTCTGTTTGGGGGCGCGGcgcggcgcagctggggaggtTCGTGGCCCAACAGGGCAATTTTGGTCAGATtagtgtttttagcatggggattcaagcctaaggcctcggggttgaacctactacccggttgagtagtgtttgaggtcccggaggttaggttttgatttgggaaccttttattattcattttattgatggaatcccataattggttatgaccaggtaaccgctaaaggaccaaaaggttgatcgttctcaggggtcgttcttttattcattctaactcgaaccagaggtaagaaaactgcaccccaagtgtgacatgcatggatattcatgaggcatgctggttgtgtaaatatggacatggattgaatatagaatgtttagcatatgttgctcacttgtgcatggtactgactcattggtcagatttggcaaaggtgctagtatcaactgcgaagctgtgacttattagtcaggttcggcagtggtactgggcactggtcacattgagctgactcattagtcaggacggccttagcgtgtatcacgcaagccaacagagattagatctaatcgactatcagcattgaatgaatcaaagagcattaatgccagaccgacctcgagggtcgatgaatgaaataagcgcttggaggctagtggcttacctagcagccactctcccacatgaaacagtgacatgcttgtcagtcactcagtatggtttatcagaacctgttgaaggctagtggcttacgtagcagccactcttccatgtgagttagtgacttgcttgtcagtcactcagtatggtttatcaggacctcgtgtgatgttcactcatttgtttgaaagctttatgctcagtgtgattataatgataatcatttgataatgcttatgtatagtgttatgttttcttgctgggctatggctcatgggtgctatgtggtgcaggtaaaggaaaagaaaagctcacctagccttgagtggagagcttaggtggtgatgtgtacatatgcggccgcttgaccaccacggccaaggagttctcagaggaactagggggtttaccctatttttgccgcttaggtcggcggggttgtaaatttaaaacagtaatgaccattttgtactgagaacaacttgtaaatgctttgattagctctgcagagcagtttgttatgaaaatatccatttccctttttattggttttataccttaacctgttaattacacttagagcacgttttttaccaaaggactcgggtagcgagtcaaatttccggtccaccgttcaccgtaactgttctggggtaaccagggcgttacaatgagaGTGGCACCCCTGCCTTATGCCCATTTCAACATATGTTGTTTTGAGGGATTGGGAAGGACTTGGGGGCTCAGGGGGCGATTCCACTACCctgcttggtggaattagaggtcccgagagcatgggattggtcctAAATTAAGTAATTGGATTTAGTTCTTAATGGGAgtaccatttatggttgtgactaggtataccaCAAGGCTCGGGgaaggatcatgctcggggtcGTACCATTATTCGCacaagacctgaggtaagaaaactacacatgggttgtgattagggcttgagcccagTTATTGAACATGATTATAACCATGCCTTTGAATATCAATTTAAATGTGAATGATTGTGTTATGTCTGAATTGCATACTTGATTGaatctgattgaaaagctcggcttataagttgtGGTCGTATAAGCATGTGGAATGCAGGTCGTTATGGCTGGGCCACTTTGGTAGAGCGATATGCACTTTTCTAGCTCTGAAACCACTTGAATAAATGAAGTGCGGTATGCAGTCGTGTGACTTTATGGTCGCATAATTGAGTTAAATGCCTGCTAAAGTATagttattactgttaagcatgATATAtagtgtaggtaagggtaaaaaGAAGTTAGACCAGccacgagttggagagcttcaggagtggcgtgtacatatgcagtctgcttgACTGCCACGGCTGGGATtgctataaaggaactagggttatacccTGACTTTTTCGCTTAGGCCAGCCTCTTTTGTATtcattttatgtttgtaattaactttcaaactctttttgggatctcatgtacataCTTAaacttttttaatgaaaataattactgtttgaccaaaaaatttaatacctaatccttgagttagtcttaattacacttgttaagttcaaatgacttgtttagcgagttaaacactatttaaaacacacaatgtaacaatCCTAGATTAGTAGAACGTTACatttaaacttctcaaatgtgtatatatacacatctcaaatgtgtagatctaaaaaaagtacccaaaaaaaacaccccaaacggacacctgagtgaaaaattacgcCTCTTGCGAGAATCACATTGAGCACCACTGAGCAACCACCGTGCAATATCGGGcaaccatcgagcaaagtcaattttGTTCATTAAAATATTGAGTTTTAAGGCCCTATTGATCTAGCATCGCGTACCATCGAGCAAAGTTGATTTTAtacaaatttcaaaatttatcTATAAAACTcgcaaaaaaaaactcaaaaattatgCCTAGATATGTTCAAAATGCAGACTTAGTGTCTTAAGTGATACTTGTCACGAGTTTAAGTTCTAAATTGTTAACATCTATCATGGGTATTTATTGTGTAGCTTCCATGGAGAagttaagagaaagagagagaaaggaaaaaacTAAGAAATAGAGAGAAATGAAAAACTAAGAAAGAGAAAGAGGAAGAACGAAGAAAGAGAAGGATGTGAGTTTGTGGTgatggtggtgatggtggtgctGTGACTGCCATTTTAAGAGAAAATTGAGAATGTGTGTAAGAGAGAGAATATAAAGAATTGAGGGAGAAAAATTATGAAATGGGTATTTTGAGAATAGAGAAAAAAATCCCCCAAGATAGAAACTCAAATTTAATATGGGTATATACTTTAGCAATCTAGAATTTACAATCTAGCAAGTTTTGTAACTCAAAGGGAGGAGCCCATTTTTGTGGTTTCCACTCATTTCCCTTAGTTTAATATACATTTTATTccagcaaatatatatataatttaagctAGGGTTCTTCAAGCATTTTCGCAAACTGCCCAAACCGAATAACCCACTCAAACCAAATCGAATAAACTAGTAAAAAATGCAACTCAGATAACCTAACAAAAATTCAAACCACCCACTCTAATAATATTTTCCAACCCACCCAAATAAACCAATTAAGagtttttttatacatatatatatgatatataatattacatcaattatcttttttaaaaaataaaaagaatgaaaCCTTATACTTTTAACaatgaatttaaaatataatatttttaagttTGAAAGATGTatactatatttttatttattgaatttaattatttgaaaacttaaaaaaagccaaaaaaaatattgaagatCCGTTTAAAATGGTTAACCCAACCAAAACACCAAAATTATTGGGCGGGTTAAAGTTATTTTTCTTATTTGGGGGTTACAGTTGAATGTTTGCAACCCAATATTTACATTGGATTACTTAAAATATGTTTTAACCTGGCCAAACCAACCAATATACAACCCTATTTTATGCTTTCAAATTGCccttaataatttaaaatatttaacctatattatatataaaagagtttatactttttttttaccATGTATTTTTTCTAATTAACTATTTGGAtcttatgttttaaaaaatttatttttggatcttatattttgtaaaataattcaaatagatccctaaactcaattttgatgaagaaaaaaattgaatatggCAACACAACTTTTAAGTAAAATGATGTTATTTTTATTCTTAAttattagtttggtgaattatttgtaatttcagTTGAGAAAATTTTGACTAACATTGGATTTAAAGTTTTATTTGAACCATTtcacaaaacatagggtctaaaaaataatttttcagtatacaaagtctaaaaaaaaaaaaaaaaacctgttACAAAAAGGTTTAATccctatataaataaataaattcccTAAACCAAGCCTCGCCTAAAGTTTGGGCAAGGCTAACAAATTTGACTCTAGTCTACACAAAATAGGCGCTTAAATGCTGTACCTGTGACTGTGTGTGGTCACCCAACTTTTATTCATTTTATGATAACAGTTTTCTCAATTCCCCAAAAGTCAGTAGAGAAAAACACAAGATGGCGTTACTTGCCATGGAACTTACTTTCTCCActgcttctttttctttttcttcttcctgCAATGGCTCTCCTCTGCTATTTCCCTCTATTCAACCACTCTCTCACTCCAACGTTCGATTCCCAGGCAAGTACTTCATGCTTTTTCTCTCCCCTCGCAAAATCAGTTCACATGATCACTGTTTTTATCATAACAAGAGTTGGGTTGTTCTCATTATGCCCCCAACTTAACTTATTCGCTCTCTAACATTTATATAGAATTGTATTTACCATCACTATTTTCTAATTTTATCCTCGGGTGTTTTAGTCCATGAGGTGGGATTCAGGGAGAAATGTAGAATTTCCAAGATAAGGTTCGCTCGTTGCTCTGCAAATGTTGGCGAAGTAAGATTCAATCATATGAATTCTATGATTTAGCAAAATTTATTCTTTTCGAAACAATGATTTGGGTTCTATTCtttatattatattgtatataACAACACAGAAGCCTAGTGTTGTGGAGAAGAAAAGCGTTTCGGTGGTTCTTCTGGCAGGAGGAAAGGGTAAACGTATGGGGGTAAGTCGTGCTTGTTTTCCTCTATGACCCATTTGACTTGAGACCAAATTTGTGTTCTCAAATGGCACCATAAAATGTAAAACAATGTAGTAATGATGCTTTTCTGaccataataaaataaataaataaacaggGTTTTTAGCATTGATTGAATTTATTTGTTACCTTCCTACCTTGGTGGTGTTGTGTATTTATTCTGTTCATAACAAGTCGACTCAATGCTTGCAAAGATCCACTTAAAATATTACCATTTGCTCTCATCGTTAGTGTCATATACTCATCAAGTGTGGGCGCACACAAACACGTGTTTGTGATTATTTGCAATTCTTAGTAATGGACTTTTGTTTTTAAGAAAAATGCTTATCTTTTATCTACCAAAAGGAAGAACAATATTGCATTAATAGAAGAGATTAAGAAACATTTTATCTCCAAAGTAAAAGGAATGTACATATGTCTTAAGTCTCCATTGCTATTGTACAAAAAGCAATTTCCTTTGAGCTAGGATGtcttgtaatatattttatacatACTTATATTTTCTGGTTAATTGAGCTTTTTATTTTTTCCCATATGTCTCTTAAGTCCCCATCACATGCAGTCTGTTGATTTCTCACCTACCATCCTATGGTTTTGTTATCTTGTACAATAGGCCAACATGCCAAAGCAGTATCTTCCACTCTTAGGCCAACCAATTGCACTGTATAGGTAAATATACGGAAACTCAATTTTACATTCAACTTGAGCTAGTAGATGATACTTCAGCTTTCTTTTTATGACTTTCAAAATGAAGTCATCTTCCTGCGGTGATCAtgtctttagtttaaaatttcaGATTTGAAATAGTCAATAGAAAAAATTCAGCCAAACCATACAGCGAGCAATAACCGGGATTGTCTGGTACTGTGGAAAAAGAGCTGCAATCATTAACAACTATGTTACAAAATGTACAATTTGTTCTTTGAGTTTGGAACAGCACACTATTGTTGTGAAAGCTATGAGTTTTTAtgacttggaagtaaaaatacCCTTCCTAATTCTTTTTGGTATTTATCTAGATTCCATGGTCTTAGATGAGACCTTTTTAGTGTGTATAACATTTAGACAATTGCTGAGTTGTTGGCACGTTCtttccctttttattttattcatttgGTTATTGTGCTCTTGAAGATAATTCTGTGCTTTTTCCTTGCAGCTTCTACACCTTTTCTAAAATGATTGAAGTGATGGAAATTGTTGTAGTTTGTGATCCCTCTTACGAGGATATCTTTGAaggtactctctctctctctctctgtaatTGGCTTCATATTCATGACATGCATTTGCCTTAAAAGTAAAAGGTAATTTCTTTTTACTCTTTAAAATTGGAGCTAAAGCCACTCAGCATCTTATAATGTTTCAGATACCAAAGACAAGATCAATGTTGAACTTAAATTCGCGCTTCCTGGAAAGGAAAGACAGGATTCTGTTTACAGTGGACTTCAGGTGCATAATTTGTT
The genomic region above belongs to Humulus lupulus chromosome 1, drHumLupu1.1, whole genome shotgun sequence and contains:
- the LOC133801233 gene encoding 2-C-methyl-D-erythritol 4-phosphate cytidylyltransferase, chloroplastic, with the protein product MALLAMELTFSTASFSFSSSCNGSPLLFPSIQPLSHSNVRFPVHEVGFREKCRISKIRFARCSANVGEKPSVVEKKSVSVVLLAGGKGKRMGANMPKQYLPLLGQPIALYSFYTFSKMIEVMEIVVVCDPSYEDIFEDTKDKINVELKFALPGKERQDSVYSGLQAVDFNSKLVCIHDSARPLVTTGEVKKVLEDGWLHGAAVLGVPVKATIKEANGASFVTKTLDRKKLWEMQTPQVIKPELLKEGFELVNRENLEVTDDVSIVEHLGHPVYITEGAYTNIKVTTPDDLLLAERLSMNSVKAVA